DNA sequence from the Aliidongia dinghuensis genome:
CTCGGATCGTCGCTGAGGAAGCGTCGTTGTAGATACTTTCATAAGCCCCGGTTTGAGGTGGGGCTCGAGGGCGGAGGGTTGAGGACTGCTCCATCCGCCTCAGCCCTGTGCCACAATGGAGCTTCACACGCCACATGCCGTTCGGCACCAGGGACCGTTCATGATCACCTGCCACCTGAAATACGTCATCGACCCGTACAAGCTCGCCGAGTTCGAGGAATATGCCCGCCGGTGGGTCGCGCTGGTCACGCGCATGGGCGGCCGGCATCACGGCTATTTCCTGCCGTCGGAGGGCGCCAACAACATTGCCTATGCGCTGTTCAGCTTTCCAAGTCTCGCGGCCTACGAGGACTATCGCCGACGCATGGCGAGCGACCCCGAATGCCAGGCGGTCTTCGAGCTCGAAAAGCAGAACCGCAGCATCGTGAGCTACGAGCGCAGCTTTCTGCGGCCCGTGCTCGAATAGCGCGGTTAGAGCTCGCTGCGAAAGCGGTGCGGCGAGGTGCCGGCGATTTTGCGGAACGCCGTCGAGAAATGGCTCTGGCTCGAGAATCCGACCGCGACCGACAGGCTCGCGAGCGACAGCGACCGGTCCGCCAGCAGTTCCTTCGCCCGCTCGATGCGCCGGTAGAGCTGGTACTGGTGCGGTGTCATGCCGGTCGACTGCTTGAAGCTGCGGCAGAAATGAAAGACCGACAGGCCGGCGGTCGCCGCCATGTCGCCGAGCGAGACGTCCTCGGCCAGGTGCGCCTCGATGAATTCCTTGACCCGCTTCAAGGCAAAGGGGGTGAGGCCGCCCTTACGGGCGCCGCTCGGCCGCCGGAGCGTCGAATGGGCACGGACCAGATGGACCGCGAGCAGCAGCGCGAAGCGCTCGGCATAGACGGCGGAGGCCAGCGCCGGCACCTGCAGCTCCTGCAGCAGCCCGCGGGCCATCTGCTCGGCCGGGAAGTCGCGCACGGCTAGGCTCGGCGCGATCTCGAGCCGTTCGGCGTCGATGTCGAGCGCCTCGGCCACGACCTGGTCGATCCGGCTCTGCGGCAGATAGACCTCGATGCGGCCGTAGAGCCCCTCCCAATGCCATTCGGCGGCCTCGCCGGCCGGCGTCACGCTGACGCTGCCGGCCGCGGCGCGGCGGCGCTGGGTATCGCCGCCCAGCCGGCGCGACAGAAGGAGCGCACCCGATTGCTGGACGCTGATGACGTGATGGTCGACAGGCGGGTATTCGATGAGGCCGTCACGGCCGGTGCGCTGCACCACGAACAGGTCGGGCCAGTTGCGGCCCTGGCTCGAGACGGCGGCCGGGCAGATCGCCAGCGTCTCCTCCGGCGTGATCGTACGGTCCCAGATGCGGTCGGCGATCGGACGGTCCATCGATGGGCGGTCGGTGGCGCGCTTTTCCATGGGCATAGAGGCCCTCCCCACTAATTTTTATCGGCCTTTTGCGCATAGATTAGCCACATATCGGGGGAGGTGCGCAATTCCTTGCAGAAAAGGCGCGCCTGAGGGCGCGCCTTTTCCAAACATTGCAGCGTCTGCGCCGCTACTTCTTCGGCGCGGGCGTCACGGTGACCACCTTGGGCGCGATCTTCGCCATGGCGCCGTCGCAGTCCTCGGCCGGCAGCTTGGAGAGATCGACCTTGCTCTGGGCGGCCGCGCGGATCTCCACGAACTTCGCCTGGAGCGCCTGCATGATCGGCGCCGCCTTGTCGGCGATCGCCTGCATGGCGGCGTCCTGCGACTTCGCCGTCTGCCAGCCGATCGCGGCAACCTGC
Encoded proteins:
- a CDS encoding NIPSNAP family protein; protein product: MITCHLKYVIDPYKLAEFEEYARRWVALVTRMGGRHHGYFLPSEGANNIAYALFSFPSLAAYEDYRRRMASDPECQAVFELEKQNRSIVSYERSFLRPVLE
- a CDS encoding helix-turn-helix transcriptional regulator is translated as MPMEKRATDRPSMDRPIADRIWDRTITPEETLAICPAAVSSQGRNWPDLFVVQRTGRDGLIEYPPVDHHVISVQQSGALLLSRRLGGDTQRRRAAAGSVSVTPAGEAAEWHWEGLYGRIEVYLPQSRIDQVVAEALDIDAERLEIAPSLAVRDFPAEQMARGLLQELQVPALASAVYAERFALLLAVHLVRAHSTLRRPSGARKGGLTPFALKRVKEFIEAHLAEDVSLGDMAATAGLSVFHFCRSFKQSTGMTPHQYQLYRRIERAKELLADRSLSLASLSVAVGFSSQSHFSTAFRKIAGTSPHRFRSEL